One Amorphoplanes digitatis genomic window carries:
- the lspA gene encoding signal peptidase II, whose amino-acid sequence MEPGPGARPGFSGRAVLVLAVTALVAVGLDQLVKELSTKGLTEGEPVRILGGLIYLSLLRNSGAAFSLGSGYTWVFPLVTLTVIGWITWMAVRLRSVPWAIALGLVLGGALGNLGDRVFRAPSPFQGHVVDMISMFGPYAEYFAVFNVADACLSVGVVLAVLLELTGRQRDGSRMVRTAKSAKTEKAEKTA is encoded by the coding sequence ATTGAGCCCGGACCGGGTGCGCGCCCCGGTTTCTCGGGCCGGGCGGTGCTCGTGCTCGCCGTCACCGCCCTGGTCGCCGTCGGGCTCGACCAGCTCGTGAAGGAGCTCAGCACCAAGGGCCTGACCGAGGGCGAGCCCGTGCGGATCCTCGGCGGGCTGATCTACCTCTCGCTGCTGCGTAACAGCGGGGCGGCGTTCAGCCTCGGCAGCGGCTACACCTGGGTGTTCCCGCTGGTCACGCTCACCGTGATCGGCTGGATCACCTGGATGGCCGTCCGGCTGCGCTCGGTGCCGTGGGCGATCGCCCTCGGCCTGGTTCTCGGCGGCGCGCTCGGCAACCTGGGCGACCGGGTGTTCCGGGCGCCGAGCCCGTTCCAGGGCCACGTGGTCGACATGATCAGCATGTTCGGCCCCTACGCCGAGTACTTCGCGGTCTTCAACGTCGCGGACGCCTGCCTCTCCGTCGGCGTGGTCCTCGCCGTGCTGCTGGAGCTGACCGGCCGCCAGCGCGACGGTTCGCGGATGGTGCGGACCGCGAAGTCCGCCAAGACCGAGAAGGCCGAGAAGACCGCATGA
- a CDS encoding RluA family pseudouridine synthase, translating into MTARSLPVPDGLDGMRLDQAVSRLFGLSRTAAATLVEAGDALVDGIPRPKSDKVSAGAWLEVTLPPPVTAPTLVATPVHGMKIVYSDDDIVVVDKPVGVAAHPSPGWSGPTVIGGLAAMGQNVATSGAAERQGVVHRLDVGTTGLMAVAKSEMAYSALKRAFKEREVDKRYHAIVQGHLDPLRGTIDAPIDRHPTADYRFAVMSDGKPSITHYDTLEAFRSASLIDVKLETGRTHQIRVHFSAMRHPCVGDVTYGADPTLAARLGLHRQWLHARELAFLHPRTQDEVRFVSDYPEDLGHALDLLRDAS; encoded by the coding sequence ATGACCGCGCGCTCCCTGCCCGTACCCGACGGCCTCGACGGGATGCGGCTCGACCAGGCCGTGTCGCGGCTCTTCGGCCTGTCCCGCACCGCGGCCGCGACCCTGGTCGAGGCCGGCGACGCGCTCGTCGACGGCATCCCGCGGCCGAAGTCCGACAAGGTCAGTGCCGGCGCCTGGCTCGAGGTGACGCTGCCCCCGCCGGTGACCGCGCCGACGCTGGTGGCGACGCCGGTGCACGGCATGAAGATCGTCTACAGCGACGACGACATCGTGGTGGTGGACAAGCCGGTCGGCGTGGCCGCGCACCCGAGCCCGGGCTGGAGCGGCCCGACCGTGATCGGCGGGCTCGCCGCGATGGGCCAGAACGTCGCGACCAGCGGCGCCGCCGAGCGCCAGGGCGTCGTGCACCGCCTCGACGTCGGCACCACCGGGCTGATGGCGGTCGCCAAGAGCGAGATGGCCTACAGCGCGCTGAAGCGTGCCTTCAAGGAGCGCGAGGTCGACAAGCGCTACCACGCGATCGTGCAGGGCCACCTCGACCCGCTGCGCGGCACCATCGACGCGCCGATCGACCGGCACCCCACCGCCGACTACCGGTTCGCGGTGATGTCCGACGGCAAGCCCAGCATCACCCACTACGACACGCTCGAGGCGTTCCGCTCGGCGAGCCTCATCGACGTCAAGCTGGAGACCGGCCGTACACACCAGATCCGGGTGCACTTCTCGGCGATGCGGCACCCGTGCGTCGGCGACGTCACCTACGGCGCCGACCCGACCCTGGCCGCCCGGCTCGGCCTGCACCGCCAGTGGCTGCACGCGCGCGAGCTCGCCTTCCTGCATCCCCGTACGCAGGACGAGGTCCGTTTTGTCAGCGACTACCCTGAGGACCTGGGGCACGCACTGGACCTGCTCCGCGACGCCAGCTGA
- a CDS encoding cell division protein SepF produces the protein MSALRKAGVWLGLVEEDDQYDDRYRDGGYRDRDRDRDRDRDSGYRYADEFADDEDDVDEAPALPRARQERSGRLERAAARIDLERDDHHDRPERQERASVRSITRPSAPVAETSSYATRDNLALAPQAQPQAHQRIVEEDQRYQITTLHPTTYREARTIGEHFRDGVPVIINLTEMDESDARRLVDFAAGLAFGLRGTIERVTNRVFLLSPANVQVTAEDKAKIAEGGFFNQS, from the coding sequence ATGAGCGCATTGCGTAAGGCGGGGGTTTGGCTCGGACTCGTCGAAGAGGACGACCAGTACGACGATCGCTACCGCGACGGCGGCTACCGCGACCGTGACCGCGACCGTGACCGCGACCGTGACTCCGGTTACCGCTACGCCGACGAGTTCGCCGACGACGAGGACGACGTCGACGAGGCGCCGGCGCTGCCGCGCGCCCGCCAGGAGCGCAGCGGCCGCCTCGAGCGCGCCGCCGCCCGCATCGACCTCGAGCGTGACGACCACCACGATCGCCCCGAGCGCCAGGAGCGGGCCAGCGTCCGCTCGATCACCCGGCCGTCGGCGCCCGTCGCCGAGACGTCCAGCTACGCCACCCGCGACAACCTGGCGCTCGCGCCGCAGGCTCAGCCGCAGGCGCACCAGCGGATCGTCGAGGAGGACCAGCGCTACCAGATCACCACGCTGCACCCGACGACGTACCGCGAGGCGCGCACGATCGGCGAGCACTTCCGTGACGGCGTACCGGTGATCATCAATCTCACCGAGATGGACGAGAGCGATGCCCGCAGACTCGTCGACTTCGCGGCCGGGCTGGCTTTCGGGCTGCGCGGTACGATCGAGCGCGTGACCAACCGGGTTTTCCTGCTCTCACCGGCCAATGTCCAGGTCACCGCTGAGGACAAAGCCAAGATCGCTGAGGGTGGGTTCTTCAACCAGAGTTGA
- a CDS encoding DivIVA domain-containing protein, with product MPLTPADVHNVAFKKPPIGKRGYDEEEVDAFLDEVERELARLIEENNELRAQVERGGRGGAPAGPSADPRLAAELNDMKAQLDRVQRDKSAAEQAARQMQAELEQVRAQGPVGAGAGAAGGADGEQQALRVLMMAQRTADDHVSDARREADKLLSDARSKAEEVTREARAKADALERDARQRHQEAMGGLDAKRSALQKHIEELKQFEREYRTRLKAYLESQLRDLDGRGQGLEAEMSRADANRSVGGSGGLAAAGLAGSYGGSRAGSIETGR from the coding sequence ATGCCGCTGACCCCGGCCGACGTGCACAACGTCGCCTTCAAGAAACCCCCTATCGGCAAGCGGGGGTATGACGAGGAGGAGGTCGACGCCTTCCTGGACGAGGTCGAGCGCGAGCTCGCCCGTCTGATCGAGGAGAACAACGAGCTGCGCGCCCAGGTGGAGCGCGGCGGTCGGGGTGGCGCACCAGCCGGTCCGAGCGCCGACCCGCGTCTGGCCGCCGAGCTCAACGACATGAAGGCCCAGCTCGACCGGGTGCAGCGCGACAAGTCTGCCGCTGAGCAGGCCGCCCGCCAGATGCAGGCCGAGCTTGAGCAGGTCCGGGCACAGGGCCCGGTCGGTGCCGGAGCCGGCGCCGCCGGCGGTGCCGACGGCGAGCAGCAGGCACTGCGCGTCCTCATGATGGCCCAGCGCACGGCCGACGACCACGTGTCCGACGCCCGCCGGGAGGCCGACAAGCTTCTCTCCGACGCCCGTTCCAAGGCGGAGGAGGTCACCCGCGAGGCCCGCGCCAAGGCGGATGCCCTCGAGCGCGACGCGCGCCAGCGGCACCAGGAGGCCATGGGCGGCCTGGACGCCAAGCGCTCCGCGTTGCAGAAGCACATCGAGGAGCTCAAGCAGTTCGAGCGCGAGTACCGCACCCGGCTCAAGGCGTACCTCGAGAGCCAGCTGCGCGACCTCGACGGTCGCGGCCAGGGCCTCGAAGCTGAGATGTCCCGCGCCGACGCCAACCGTTCGGTCGGCGGCTCGGGCGGTCTCGCCGCCGCGGGCCTCGCCGGCTCCTACGGCGGCAGCCGCGCCGGTTCCATCGAGACCGGCCGCTGA
- a CDS encoding YggT family protein gives MLSIVFQIIYLFLYVFFLTLLARFVLGAVLQYGRRWQPGRGASAALESVWSVTDPPLKALRRVIPPLRIGTVSLDLASLVLLVILFVLLNFVLAELIRKFA, from the coding sequence GTGCTGTCGATCGTGTTCCAGATCATCTATCTGTTTCTCTACGTCTTCTTCCTGACCTTGTTGGCCCGGTTCGTCCTGGGTGCGGTGCTGCAGTACGGGCGTCGGTGGCAGCCGGGGCGCGGGGCGTCGGCGGCACTCGAATCGGTGTGGAGCGTCACTGATCCACCCCTCAAGGCGTTGAGGCGTGTGATCCCACCGCTTCGAATTGGTACCGTGAGTTTGGACCTGGCGTCCCTGGTCCTGCTGGTTATCCTGTTCGTGCTTTTGAACTTCGTGTTAGCGGAGTTGATCAGGAAGTTCGCGTGA
- a CDS encoding potassium/proton antiporter, protein MTGGLDLALLVGAAVLLVAVAAVRLSTRLGLPSLLVYLFIGMLIGEAGFGIRFDDAGLTRTLGFCALIMIIAEGGLTARWTTLRPVLGLSAVLATIGVAVSVAVVGVVVHLVLGLDWRLSLLYGAVLSSTDAAAVFATLRVLRLPPRLVATLEAESGMNDAPVVLLVILLSSAGGPEHPWWHELLLVGYELAAGTAIGLAVGMAGRWLLRHAALPAAGLYPIAAVALTFLAYAAGAAAHASGFLAVYVAGVVLGNSRLPHRRAILGFADGLAWVAQIGLFVLLGLLVKPSRLDAALVPALVVGFALVLLARPLSVWVSALVTRGGRRLAWRSRAFLSWAGLRGAVPIVLATIPLSLRTEGSDGLFDAVFVLVIIFTLLQAGTLGPVARRLGITAPAEAVEIHVEAAPLERMHADVLQIEIEPGSRLAGVHIDELRLPVGAVVTLVVRDGAGFVPGPDTRLRTGDDLLIVTTAAARDVAERRLRAVSRRGRLARWHGEDGHEKR, encoded by the coding sequence ATGACCGGCGGGCTCGATCTCGCGCTGCTCGTCGGTGCCGCCGTGCTGCTCGTCGCGGTGGCCGCCGTGCGGCTCTCCACCCGGCTCGGGCTGCCAAGCCTGCTCGTGTACCTGTTCATCGGCATGCTCATCGGGGAGGCCGGCTTCGGCATCCGCTTCGACGACGCCGGCCTCACCCGTACCCTCGGCTTCTGCGCTCTGATCATGATCATCGCCGAGGGTGGGCTGACCGCCCGCTGGACCACCCTGCGGCCGGTGCTCGGGCTTTCCGCGGTGCTGGCCACCATCGGGGTTGCCGTGAGCGTCGCCGTCGTCGGCGTCGTCGTGCACCTGGTCCTCGGCCTCGACTGGCGGCTCTCGCTGCTCTACGGCGCGGTGCTCTCCTCGACCGACGCGGCCGCGGTCTTCGCGACCCTGCGGGTGCTGCGGCTGCCGCCGCGGCTGGTCGCCACGCTCGAGGCCGAGTCCGGCATGAACGACGCCCCAGTGGTCCTGCTGGTCATCCTGCTCTCCTCCGCCGGTGGGCCGGAGCATCCCTGGTGGCACGAGTTGCTGCTGGTCGGCTACGAGCTCGCGGCGGGGACCGCCATCGGGCTCGCCGTCGGCATGGCCGGGCGCTGGCTGCTGCGGCACGCCGCCCTGCCCGCCGCGGGGCTGTACCCGATCGCGGCGGTCGCGCTCACCTTCCTCGCGTACGCCGCCGGTGCGGCCGCGCACGCGTCCGGCTTCCTCGCCGTCTACGTGGCCGGCGTCGTCCTGGGCAACAGCCGCCTGCCGCACCGCCGGGCCATCCTCGGCTTCGCCGACGGGCTGGCCTGGGTCGCGCAGATCGGGCTCTTCGTGCTGCTCGGGCTGCTGGTCAAGCCGAGCCGGCTGGACGCGGCGCTGGTGCCGGCCCTGGTCGTCGGCTTCGCGCTCGTGCTGCTCGCCCGCCCGCTCTCCGTCTGGGTGTCGGCGCTGGTCACCCGCGGTGGCCGCCGGCTCGCCTGGCGCAGCCGGGCCTTCCTGTCCTGGGCCGGGCTGCGCGGCGCGGTGCCGATCGTGCTCGCGACGATCCCGCTCTCGCTCAGGACGGAAGGCTCCGACGGGCTGTTCGACGCGGTCTTCGTGCTCGTGATCATCTTCACCCTGCTGCAAGCCGGCACGCTCGGACCGGTGGCGCGCCGGCTCGGGATCACCGCGCCGGCCGAGGCGGTGGAGATCCACGTGGAGGCCGCGCCGCTGGAGCGGATGCATGCCGACGTGTTGCAGATCGAGATCGAGCCGGGCTCGCGGCTGGCCGGGGTGCACATCGACGAGCTGCGGCTGCCCGTCGGCGCGGTGGTGACGCTCGTGGTGCGGGACGGCGCGGGATTCGTGCCGGGGCCGGACACCCGGCTGCGGACCGGGGACGACCTGCTGATCGTCACCACCGCCGCCGCCCGGGACGTCGCCGAGCGGCGCCTGCGGGCGGTGAGCCGGCGCGGCCGGCTGGCCCGCTGGCACGGCGAGGACGGTCACGAGAAGCGCTGA
- a CDS encoding MinD/ParA family ATP-binding protein, translating into MDGTETGWGRPAEPAPRWRALLDRARHGSRAAEEQSDAEGNQDGPRRPAPRPAGRPFNPLDPRQSEQARGQESRQPERRPLNPLDRRPGRAGLGERLGQSEPLAPLAPPAEARQPDGRPVNPLAEARRQSRIGEGFQARPASGEEPHSFFNPARGSAAPSIGRVSPSPVSAPPTSRGAASVASASVMPPPTIAPRQPAVATPAPTSPAPARIEWRQARPEQEDRSVALLRRKLGKPRVMAFANPKGGVHKTTATVLAAATIGSVRGRGVLAWDDNELRGTLGLRAGSARHARTIRHLVSELLEIENLHGEGLMSHLDDFLRHASDGSYDVLAGEENPRFAQRLDQGTVRRVMDLLRRTHDVICVDTGNNVESVNWQTVMRSADQLVVTTVPREDAAFTADWMLDVLNETGMEDLVSNAVTLISCPSPGKLPLLDDLAKHFATRTRAVAVVPYDPALEVGSSIEYSVLQPETRQAWMRAAAAMIEPFAE; encoded by the coding sequence GTGGATGGGACCGAGACCGGCTGGGGCCGGCCTGCGGAACCAGCCCCGCGTTGGCGGGCGCTGCTCGACCGGGCCCGGCATGGTTCCCGGGCCGCCGAGGAGCAGTCCGACGCCGAGGGCAACCAGGACGGGCCACGCCGCCCGGCGCCCCGGCCCGCCGGACGACCCTTCAACCCCCTCGATCCACGGCAGAGCGAGCAGGCCCGCGGCCAGGAGTCGCGCCAGCCGGAGCGCCGCCCGCTCAACCCGCTCGACCGCCGCCCCGGCCGGGCCGGCCTGGGTGAACGGCTGGGTCAGTCCGAACCGCTCGCCCCGCTCGCCCCGCCCGCCGAGGCCCGGCAGCCAGACGGCCGCCCGGTCAATCCGCTCGCCGAGGCGCGCCGGCAGTCCCGCATCGGCGAGGGCTTCCAGGCCCGGCCCGCCTCCGGCGAGGAGCCGCACAGCTTCTTCAACCCGGCGCGGGGCTCCGCGGCCCCGTCGATCGGCCGGGTCTCGCCCTCGCCCGTCTCCGCGCCGCCGACCAGCCGGGGTGCCGCCTCGGTCGCGTCGGCCTCGGTGATGCCGCCGCCGACCATCGCGCCGCGGCAGCCGGCCGTCGCCACGCCGGCGCCGACCTCGCCCGCCCCGGCCCGGATCGAGTGGCGTCAGGCCCGGCCGGAGCAGGAGGACCGCTCGGTCGCGCTGCTGCGCCGCAAGCTCGGCAAGCCGCGGGTGATGGCGTTCGCCAACCCCAAGGGCGGCGTGCACAAGACCACCGCCACCGTGCTGGCCGCCGCGACCATCGGCAGCGTCCGCGGCCGCGGCGTGCTGGCCTGGGACGACAACGAGCTGCGCGGCACGCTGGGCCTGCGCGCCGGCAGCGCCCGGCACGCCCGGACGATCCGGCACCTGGTCAGCGAGCTTCTCGAGATCGAGAACCTGCACGGCGAGGGGCTGATGTCGCACCTCGACGACTTCCTGCGGCACGCCTCCGACGGCTCATACGACGTCCTCGCCGGCGAGGAGAACCCGCGCTTCGCTCAGCGGCTCGACCAGGGCACGGTGCGCCGGGTGATGGACCTGCTGCGCCGCACCCACGACGTGATCTGTGTGGACACCGGCAACAACGTCGAGAGCGTCAACTGGCAGACGGTCATGCGCAGCGCCGATCAGCTGGTCGTCACGACGGTCCCGCGCGAGGACGCGGCGTTCACCGCCGACTGGATGCTGGACGTGCTCAACGAGACCGGCATGGAGGACCTCGTCTCCAACGCGGTGACGTTGATCTCCTGCCCGTCGCCGGGCAAGCTGCCGCTGCTCGACGATCTGGCCAAGCACTTCGCCACCCGTACCCGGGCGGTCGCGGTCGTGCCCTACGACCCGGCGCTCGAGGTCGGGTCGTCGATCGAATACAGCGTGTTGCAGCCCGAGACCCGCCAGGCCTGGATGCGCGCCGCCGCGGCGATGATCGAGCCGTTCGCCGAATAG
- the dnaE gene encoding DNA polymerase III subunit alpha: MSDSFVHLHVHTEYSMLDGAARLKDLFAEAKRLGMPAVAITDHGNMHGAYDFYRQATAAGITPVIGVEAYVAPESRLTKQRIKWGRPEQKSDDVSGSGGYTHMTMWARNAVGLKNLFRLNSRASIEGQLGKWPRMDMDIIAEHGEGIMGTTGCPSGAVQTRLRLGQFDEALKSAAAYQDILGKEHYFLEIMDHGLDIERKVRDGLLEIGRKLNIPPLVTNDSHYTHEAQAEAHDVLLCVQTGSNIADPNRFKFGGSGYFVKSADQMRAVDSSEAWQEGCRNTLLVAERVDTEGMFTFKNLMPRFPVPEGETEESWFRKEAFEGLKRRFPGGVPETHVKQAEYELGIINQMGFPSYFLVVADFIQWSKRQGIAVGPGRGSAAGSLVAYAMGITDLDPLPHGLIFERFLNPERVSMPDVDIDFDERRRGEVIRYVTERWGEDKVAQIATFGTIKAKAAIKDSARVLGYPYAVGDRITKAMPPAVMGKDIPLAGIFDPDHKRYGEAGEMRTLYDTDPDVKKVIDTARGIEGLIRQTGVHAAGVIMSAEPIIDHIPLMRRDADGAIITQFDYPTCETLGLLKMDFLGLRNLTIIDDAVKNIELNHGRKLDLLGLALDDKPTYDLLARGDTLGVFQLDGGPMRSLLRLMKPDNFEDISAVLALYRPGPMGANSHTNYALRKNKQQEIIPIHPELEKPLEEILGPTYGLIVYQEQVQRAAQKLAGYSLGQADLLRRAMGKKKKEVLDKEFVPFSDGMKANGYSPEAIKAIWDILVPFADYAFNKAHTAGYGLVSYWTGYLKANYPAEYMAGLLTSVGDDKDKMAMYLAECRRMGIQVLPPDVNQSAGPFTPVGKDIRFGLAAVRNVGNNVVEAIARCRKEKGDYQDFYEFLSKVDAVACNKKTVESLIKAGAFDSMGHTRKGLLAVHAEAIDAYADVKKNEAAGQFDLFASFGEDSGAGSAATVAMPTIGDGEWDKRDKLAFEREMLGLYVSDHPLAGLEQLLHNSADTTIAALNEDGSVPDGQVVTLAGILTGVQRRITKQGRAWASATLEDLAGGVEALFFPNTYEVIGQYIAEDAIVVVKGRVDRRDDTPRIMAMDMSMPDVTHNPDSKPITLTMPITRCTPPLVDELKEILVSHPGDAEVHVHLQNGSRTTIFRLGAVRVAPTPALRADLKTILGPSAVL, from the coding sequence GTGTCTGACTCGTTCGTGCATCTCCACGTGCACACCGAGTATTCGATGCTCGACGGCGCCGCCCGGCTGAAGGATCTGTTCGCCGAGGCCAAACGCCTCGGCATGCCGGCGGTGGCGATCACCGACCACGGCAACATGCACGGCGCCTACGACTTCTACCGGCAGGCGACCGCCGCCGGCATCACGCCGGTCATCGGCGTCGAGGCCTACGTCGCCCCCGAGTCGCGGCTGACCAAGCAGCGGATCAAGTGGGGCCGCCCCGAGCAGAAGAGCGACGACGTCTCCGGCTCCGGCGGCTATACCCACATGACCATGTGGGCCCGCAACGCGGTCGGCCTCAAGAACCTGTTCCGGCTCAACTCCCGGGCCTCCATCGAGGGCCAGCTCGGCAAGTGGCCCCGGATGGACATGGACATCATCGCCGAGCACGGCGAGGGCATCATGGGCACGACCGGCTGCCCGTCCGGCGCGGTGCAGACCCGGCTGCGGCTCGGCCAGTTCGACGAGGCGCTCAAGTCCGCCGCGGCGTACCAGGACATCCTGGGCAAGGAGCACTACTTCCTCGAGATCATGGACCACGGGCTCGACATCGAGCGCAAGGTCCGCGACGGCCTGCTGGAGATCGGCCGGAAGCTCAACATCCCGCCGCTGGTCACCAACGACTCGCACTACACGCACGAGGCCCAGGCCGAGGCGCACGACGTGCTGCTCTGCGTGCAGACCGGCAGCAACATCGCCGACCCCAACCGGTTCAAGTTCGGCGGCAGCGGCTACTTCGTCAAGTCCGCCGACCAGATGCGCGCCGTCGACTCCTCCGAGGCCTGGCAGGAGGGCTGCCGCAACACCCTGCTGGTGGCCGAGCGGGTCGACACCGAGGGCATGTTCACCTTCAAGAACCTGATGCCCCGGTTCCCGGTGCCCGAGGGCGAGACCGAGGAGTCCTGGTTCCGCAAGGAGGCGTTCGAGGGCCTCAAGCGGCGCTTCCCGGGCGGCGTCCCCGAGACGCACGTCAAGCAGGCGGAGTACGAGCTCGGGATCATCAACCAGATGGGCTTCCCGTCCTACTTCCTCGTGGTCGCGGACTTCATCCAGTGGTCGAAGCGGCAGGGCATCGCGGTGGGGCCGGGCCGCGGCTCGGCGGCGGGCTCGCTCGTCGCGTACGCGATGGGGATCACCGACCTCGACCCGCTGCCGCACGGCCTGATCTTCGAGCGGTTCCTCAACCCCGAGCGCGTCTCGATGCCCGACGTCGACATCGACTTCGACGAGCGCCGGCGCGGCGAGGTCATCCGCTATGTCACCGAGCGGTGGGGCGAGGACAAAGTCGCGCAGATCGCGACCTTCGGCACGATCAAGGCGAAGGCCGCGATCAAGGACTCTGCCCGGGTGCTCGGTTACCCGTACGCGGTGGGCGACCGGATCACCAAGGCCATGCCGCCGGCCGTGATGGGCAAGGACATCCCGCTCGCGGGCATCTTCGACCCCGATCACAAGCGCTACGGCGAGGCCGGCGAGATGCGCACGCTCTACGACACCGACCCCGACGTCAAGAAGGTCATCGACACGGCCCGGGGCATCGAGGGCCTGATCCGGCAGACGGGTGTGCACGCGGCCGGCGTCATCATGTCCGCCGAGCCGATCATCGACCACATCCCGCTGATGCGCCGCGACGCCGACGGGGCGATCATCACGCAGTTCGACTACCCGACCTGCGAGACGCTCGGCCTGCTCAAGATGGACTTCCTCGGCCTGCGGAACCTGACGATCATCGACGACGCGGTCAAGAACATCGAGCTCAACCACGGCCGCAAGCTCGACCTGCTGGGGCTGGCGCTGGACGACAAGCCGACATACGACCTGCTCGCCCGCGGCGACACCCTAGGCGTGTTCCAGCTCGACGGCGGGCCGATGCGCTCCCTGCTGCGGCTGATGAAGCCCGACAACTTCGAGGACATCTCCGCGGTGCTGGCGCTGTACCGGCCCGGCCCGATGGGCGCGAACTCGCACACCAACTACGCGCTGCGCAAGAACAAGCAGCAGGAGATCATCCCCATCCACCCGGAGCTGGAGAAGCCCCTGGAGGAGATCCTCGGCCCGACCTACGGCCTGATCGTCTACCAGGAGCAGGTGCAGCGCGCCGCGCAGAAGCTGGCCGGCTACTCGCTGGGCCAGGCCGACCTGCTGCGCCGGGCCATGGGAAAGAAGAAGAAAGAGGTCCTGGACAAGGAGTTCGTGCCGTTCAGCGACGGCATGAAGGCCAACGGCTACTCGCCCGAGGCGATCAAGGCCATCTGGGACATCCTGGTGCCGTTCGCCGACTACGCCTTCAACAAGGCGCACACGGCCGGCTACGGCCTGGTGTCGTACTGGACCGGCTACCTCAAGGCGAACTACCCCGCCGAATACATGGCGGGCCTGCTGACCAGCGTCGGCGACGACAAGGACAAGATGGCGATGTACCTGGCCGAGTGCCGGCGCATGGGCATCCAGGTCCTGCCGCCGGACGTCAACCAGTCCGCCGGCCCGTTCACGCCGGTCGGCAAGGACATCCGCTTCGGCCTGGCCGCGGTCCGCAACGTCGGCAACAACGTGGTCGAGGCGATCGCCCGGTGCCGTAAGGAGAAGGGCGACTATCAGGACTTCTACGAGTTCCTGTCCAAGGTCGATGCCGTCGCCTGCAACAAGAAGACCGTGGAATCCCTGATCAAGGCCGGCGCCTTCGACTCGATGGGGCACACCCGCAAGGGCCTGCTCGCCGTGCACGCCGAGGCGATCGACGCGTACGCGGACGTCAAGAAGAACGAGGCGGCCGGGCAGTTCGACCTGTTCGCCTCGTTCGGCGAGGACTCCGGCGCGGGCAGCGCGGCGACGGTCGCGATGCCGACCATCGGCGACGGCGAGTGGGACAAGCGCGACAAGCTCGCGTTCGAGCGGGAGATGCTCGGCCTCTACGTCTCCGACCACCCGCTCGCCGGCCTCGAGCAGCTCCTGCACAACTCGGCCGACACCACGATCGCCGCGCTCAACGAGGACGGCTCGGTACCGGACGGGCAGGTCGTCACGCTCGCCGGCATCCTCACCGGCGTGCAGCGGCGCATCACCAAGCAGGGCCGGGCCTGGGCGTCGGCGACCCTCGAGGACCTGGCCGGCGGCGTCGAGGCGCTCTTCTTCCCCAACACCTACGAGGTGATCGGGCAGTACATCGCCGAGGACGCGATCGTCGTCGTCAAGGGCCGGGTGGACCGCCGCGACGACACCCCGCGGATCATGGCGATGGACATGTCGATGCCCGACGTGACGCACAACCCGGACAGCAAGCCCATCACCCTGACCATGCCGATCACCCGGTGCACGCCGCCCCTGGTCGACGAGCTCAAGGAGATCCTGGTCAGCCACCCCGGCGACGCCGAGGTGCACGTGCACCTCCAGAACGGCAGCCGCACCACGATCTTCCGGCTGGGCGCGGTGCGGGTCGCGCCGACGCCCGCGCTGCGCGCCGACCTGAAGACGATCCTCGGCCCGTCGGCGGTGCTTTGA
- a CDS encoding TraR/DksA family transcriptional regulator, producing the protein MAKATETRSASAAKAAPRKARSAAETEKIRVALEERRVELQAEYDRSLTEITELQRERLADSAGDDQADTGTKTFEREQEITLANNMLERVTQVERAIDRLGEGNYGWCERCGNAIPVERLAAFPVATLCVSCKQLEERR; encoded by the coding sequence ATGGCCAAGGCAACCGAGACCCGGTCCGCGTCGGCCGCGAAGGCCGCGCCGCGGAAGGCGCGCAGCGCGGCGGAGACCGAGAAGATCCGGGTCGCGCTCGAGGAGCGCCGCGTGGAACTGCAGGCGGAGTACGACCGGTCGCTCACCGAGATCACCGAGCTCCAGCGCGAGCGTCTCGCCGACTCCGCCGGGGACGATCAGGCCGATACCGGGACGAAGACGTTCGAGCGGGAGCAGGAGATCACTCTTGCGAACAATATGCTCGAGCGTGTCACACAGGTGGAGCGCGCCATCGACCGTCTCGGCGAGGGCAACTACGGTTGGTGTGAGCGATGCGGCAATGCCATCCCCGTCGAGCGGCTGGCGGCGTTCCCCGTCGCGACTCTCTGTGTTTCCTGTAAGCAGTTGGAGGAACGACGCTGA
- a CDS encoding DUF167 domain-containing protein: MRVRPGAGRTRVGGRYDGPHGPALIVAVGAPAVDGKATEAVRRALAAALGLRPGDVELKIGATSRDKVFTVAGDVGERLAALRDGTP, translated from the coding sequence GTGCGGGTTCGGCCCGGTGCCGGGCGGACCCGGGTGGGCGGACGCTACGACGGTCCGCACGGTCCGGCGCTGATCGTCGCGGTCGGCGCGCCCGCGGTCGACGGCAAGGCCACCGAGGCGGTGCGGCGTGCCCTGGCCGCCGCGCTCGGGCTCCGGCCCGGCGACGTCGAGCTGAAGATCGGTGCCACCAGCCGCGACAAGGTCTTCACCGTGGCCGGGGACGTCGGCGAGCGGCTGGCCGCGCTGCGTGACGGCACCCCATGA